From a region of the Cucumis sativus cultivar 9930 chromosome 6, Cucumber_9930_V3, whole genome shotgun sequence genome:
- the MPK6 gene encoding mitogen-activated protein kinase homolog MMK1: protein MDDGGASQPDDTVMSEAASVPPPQHDPAAQQQHQHQPPSMGMENIPATLSHGGRFIQYNIFGNIFEVTAKYKPPIMPIGKGAYGIVCSALNSETNEHVAIKKIANAFDNKIDAKRTLREIKLLRHMDHENVVAIRDIIPPPLRETFNDVYIAYELMDTDLHQIIRSNQALSEEHCQYFLYQILRGLKYIHSANVLHRDLKPSNLLLNANCDLKICDFGLARVTSETDFMTEYVVTRWYRAPELLLNSSDYTAAIDVWSVGCIFMELMDRKPLFPGRDHVHQLRLLLELIGTPSEADLGFLNENAKRYIRQLPHYHRQSFTEKFPHVHPAAIDLVEKMLTFDPGQRITVEDALAHPYLTSLHDISDEPVCMTPFSFDFEQHALTEEQMKELIYLEALAFNPEYHHQ, encoded by the exons ATGGACGACGGAGGAGCTTCTCAGCCGGACGACACCGTCATGTCGGAGGCGGCGTCTGTACCTCCACCACAGCATGACCCGGCGGCGCAACAGCAACATCAGCATCAGCCGCCGTCGATGGGGATGGAAAATATTCCGGCGACTTTGAGCCATGGAGGGAGATTTATTCagtataatatatttggtaacaTCTTTGAAGTTACGGCCAAGTACAAGCCTCCTATTATGCCTATTGGCAAAGGCGCTTACGGCATCGTCTG TTCTGCTCTCAACTCTGAGACGAACGAGCATGTGGCGATTAAGAAGATTGCTAATGCGTTTGATAACAAGATCGATGCTAAGAGAACTCTTCGTGAGATCAAGCTTCTTCGGCATATGGATCATGAAAAC GTTGTTGCGATTAGGGATATCATACCTCCACCTCTAAGGGAAACATTTAATGATGTTTATATCGCATATGAGCTAATGGATACCGACCTTCATCAAATAATTCGTTCAAACCAAGCATTATCAGAGGAGCATTGTCAG TATTTCCTGTACCAGATACTTCGTGGATTGAAGTACATACATTCGGCTAATGTTCTGCACAGAGATTTGAAACCTTCCAATCTGCTATTAAATGCGAACTGCGACCTGAAAATATGCGATTTCGGACTTGCTCGTGTTACTTCTGAAACTGACTTCATGACAGAATATGTGGTTACTAGATGGTACCGTGCACCAGAGCTCTTACTTAATTCATCTGATTACACTGCAGCTATTGATGTCTGGTCTGTTGGTTGTATTTTTATGGAACTAATGGATCGGAAGCCCTTGTTTCCTGGTCGAGATCACGTGCATCAGTTACGCTTGCTTTTGGAG CTGATTGGCACTCCATCAGAGGCTGATCTTGGTTTTTTGAACGAGAATGCTAAAAGATACATACGGCAATTACCTCATTACCATCGTCAATCATTCACCGAAAAGTTTCCACATGTCCATCCTGCAGCCATTGATCTGGTGGAGAAGATGCTAACATTTGATCCAGGACAGAGAATTACCG TTGAAGACGCTCTAGCTCATCCTTATTTGACTTCATTACACGACATTAGTGATGAGCCTGTCTGCATGACACCCTTCAGCTTTGATTTCGAGCAGCATGCGCTTACCGAGGAACAGATGAAAGAGCTGATCTATCTAGAGGCGCTTGCATTTAACCCCGAGTATCATCACCAATAA